Part of the Carassius auratus strain Wakin linkage group LG28B, ASM336829v1, whole genome shotgun sequence genome, CTTCGGGTACAACCATCCTGTCCTGCGTGCCTtcgatgtgctggatggcctacGGGACAACAGGAAGAGACTATCAGTTGACTTGTTAAACATCCCGATTATTCGCTTTATTATTCAAAACAACTGGTTTTACATTTGGTTCAATCGCTACAATGGATCTAGTCCAACAACAGACAAGTTGCGGTGTGGAGCTACATGGGTTGTAACGGAGTTCTGCAAGGATGGCATTTTTGTGCTCCAAAACCCAAAAATGAGCATTTTATCAGTTCTAGTTTCATCATTCGGATGTCAATGGTTTATGAtgaatgggtttttggttaaatgccttaAATAAGGTCTTTGGTTAACATtagctcaagatattttcacgGTTTAATCTACGACTTCATGTGCAGATCCCTAGTGTccacacaaaaactttaaaaaataccaCATGATTTACCCTCAAATCATCCAAggtctatatgactttcttctttcagatgaatacaatctgAGTTTTAAAAGTATGTGAATGGCTGTCGAGATTCAATAGTCCAATAGAAGTCCTATAAAGTGCGCCCATACATCATAAAAAGTACTataatctctagcttccactaACTGTTGTACGACTGTTCTCAAGAGAGTGGTGTTTTAGTGGATATAAACAAAGCAGAAACTCtggtgagaatatgctagtctcgtgagaaccaagttttgtttacagcaaaggaaaacaGTCTCCTATTCACTTATATCGAATTCTACTGATATTTTTCCTTTACAAATCCAAATGTAATTTAACGCAGTTAACGCAAAATTACTGATGAACAATTTATATTCTATTTAACCCAATTGTTATTTTTCTGCTTGCCATCAGATCATTTAATGCCAATGATCCAGGAAGCTAATGCGTTCAATCTGTCCAAAACAGCGTTAATATAAAGGAAACCAGGCTGATTACATCAAAGATTGCAGAGCTCGGTCATAGTGATTGTCTCTGAAGAGCGCGAGCCCTCACACGTTGCGCTGTGTGAAGTATAGACTGAATGGATTGTCAACATCCCACCTCTGTATGGCCAGATGAGAAGCAAACTACAGTTTCTCAAGGAAATTTCTGACGGATGAAGACTGCAATCAACGTAAAGACGATTACGATGGAGTAACCGGAGTCGTCCAGTAAGCACGCGTGAGTCTGTTATAATAATGCATGTATTAGTGTGATCAGTGTGTCAAGaaagataacattttatttaagcaCAGCAGAGAAATTTCCGTTCATTCACGTTGTTTCCACACACATTCACGATAATGAATGGATCTATCTAGAGTAATAGACTGTAACCATAACATCTCTACGCAGTCCGGTTTTCGCAACTTGActtctctaaaatgtaaaaaaaaagaaaagctcttTGCTGTTGCCCTGTACACATactattcttttttctctttcatacGTGCTTATATGGACTCCTTTGGTGTCCCTTTGGAGTTTCTAGGTGTCCTCTTTTAGAACGATGTATAAATTCATACAGATTTTTGCAAATCACCCTTTAATATTTTGGTTTACTTTGCTGGATAtagcaaatgatgacaaaataaacatttgaaacaagatACATGGTATATGCTTAATCTCATAAACTGTGCGacttcaggaggcctttattaacAACACGGAGCCATGTGGagtggagtactttttatgatggatgcactttattggactatTGACTATAAACAGCCATTCACTGCCAATATAAAGCTTGGAGGAGCTAGGACatgttttttttacctctgtATTAGTCTAAAACTAGAAAATCACATACACCtagaatggcctgagggtgagtaaatcatgttttttttttttgtgaactacccctttaacacacacacacacacacacacacatcatctagTAGTTAAATCTCATTCCATTAAGGACTTTCTCTCTTGCAAGACTTTCTCCTTGAGCTGGGACGGGACGTGGGCAGGGACGTGTTTTACCTGCACAATGGTGTCCAAGTTCTGTCGTGATGTGGATGCTGTGTTGATCACGGAGGTGGGGCCCATGGTCACCACAGTCACATGATGGGGAGGGGGCGGCGGCGCAGGGGCGGGAACAATTACTGTGGCGTGATGAGTGGGCGCAGGCGGCGTGGCAGGAGAAAACACCTGAGGAACACAGCAGGACAGAGGGTTACCATAAATTACGGAGACCTTTTCTATGAACAAAGTGAACAAGAAATCAGAACTGAcaatttatgtacagtatatacttaATGTATATGGTCGTATTGTGCTTGATTCATAAGTACAcattattcaaaagaaaaaaaaatgtatcactactggtcaaacgtttggggtctgtaagatttttgtgtttttgaaagaagtctcttatgctcaccaatgctgcatttaattaacttaaaaaatatatattttataaaatagtattgcaatttaaaagaactaCCGTTTATGAATATACTttagaatatactttaaaatgaaatttctgagctgtaaagctaaattttcagcatcattactccagactttagTGTTACGTTATTCTtctagaaatcattctgatgctGATTGCTGCTCACCAAACCTTTAATAAttatcataaatattaaaaactgtttttctgCTCCAAATTATTCACGAaactgcaatgcatttttttccacGATTCTTAAATGAatggaaagtaaaaaaagaaaacagcttttatttgtaattgaaatctttagaaaaaattataaatggactgtcccttaaaaaaaaaaaaaaaaaaaaaaaaaaaaaatcacactgatCCCAAATGTTTATAATAGCACTGTTTGTAGTCCtttatcaaaatgtcataactgaATAATGTTCTCTGCTTCTAAACCAGCTATTACACACTCAAATATTCATAGGCTAAATGAAGTCCCACCCTACACTATTATCTGAAAATTATGTCACTCAGAAATCTGTGACATTACAGAAGTTGGATGTCTTAACTCTTCTAATGCCCTCTAGTGGGTCAAAACATTGGATAAAACCACCCCCTTTTATGATCAATATCTCAATCACGAATAGTATATCTTTCATTGTGAGTATATCAAAACGTCTATCTGACCAGCGGGCTGCGAGCAGGTGTGTTGGTCTCTTTTTCCATCTGATCTTGTTGCTGCTGTTGAAGACGAAGCAGGGTTTGCGTCTGCACGTGCTGCTCCTGGACCTGCTGAGCGATCACCTTTAGCTGCTCTGGGTACAAGTGGGCATCCAACGAGCGGATCTAACagaaacacacaaagaaacacagCTCAATACACATCCAGAAGAGAGGGTTTCCTCTTAACATGctgacttttttttgttgttgttgttgcctgAGGTAGTTTCTCTAGCGCATTTCATGGATAGCAGCAGAGATTGGGGTGTAATTTGCACTTCAAGTGCGATGTTCAGAAACGATTCAAGCTCTCAGGGGAGCTGTGCACCTTCTGTGATTTCTCATTAAATATGCAAAGACTAAAGCGAGCTAATTTTAGCAAGCAAACGGATGCAGCAACAGAAAAGTTTGATAACAGATTCCACAGATGACGACTCCTCAGCACTAGGCCAGGATGAATACGATGAAAGCAAAACTGCGAGCGACAGCTCAAACAAGAGTTCAACTAAAGATTTGCTAAATTTGTCAAATAAcgacaaaaattataataattatcacTGAAAACTGTGTAATTAGGTGAAAACTAAGCTAAAAAGGAGTTTACAATCAATTAATTTAGGACTTAAGAAATGCCTACAATTTTCTGCAGCATATCCTTTACAAATAcactaatattaaaattttagccTGTAAGATTgcatcatattataatatatatatatatatatatatatatatatatatatatatatatatatatatatatatatatacacacacacacatatatgtacataaaaaAGTATTAGATATTATCAGTTATCTGCAATTGTCCTATAGTGTtctctctatatatacacacacacatacatcagttTATACATctcttcaaaatatttaaatatcaataattatccaCAAAACATAGGCTAATTGTTTGCATCTACACACTTAAGAACTAAAATGATATCGGTCGATAAAATACTGATTCTAGCGGACACTAGTATACCTGTTCTTCCAGCATCATGCGAACGGAGCGCTCTTTATCCAGCTGCTGTCGGAGTTCGATCATCTCTCGCCGAAGGTCCTCCACCTTCTCCTCCTCCAGGATGTCTGGAGATCCAATCCCTTCATCCTTCTCCTCTGCGCGCCTCCTCTTCGGGGACGAGCCGCTGAACTCCTTCTGATGGGAGGAAGAGGAATGTTCTCGTTTTTGAGACGACAGGAATCTCCTCATAACGGTTTCATATGTTATATCGGTAACTCAGATATTATATTTCTATGAAGGGCTTCACCTGTATGTAGCGTTTGAGTTGGGTGTTTTGTTGCAGCAGCCTCGTCTTTTCCTGCTCCAGAGAAAAGATGTATTCGGCCGTCTGCTGTAAGATGGCagcctgagagagaaagagatcgcATTACATCCATCTGAATGTACTGGCACGATGGAGCACAGTTTCATAGTGATGCCAAACGTCTTCAGCGATGGATGCTAGAAGTACACGACCATTCGCAAGTTTGAGATCAGTAAGAtcggtcaaaagtgacagtaaagacatttaagttTACTGAAGATTCCTGTTTCTAAAGATTTTTGTTCATAGAAACCTGAGAAACTATTGAGCGACCACAACAATATTCAGCAGATTCAATTCGAGTACGATTATCATGTCAACGATTCGATTCGATATCACGATACATCACGGTTATATAAACACTCCTTTTGTGCGCTTTTACTATATTACATAAGCAGGCTACGTTAAAAACAagtatgttaattaattaattaattaatagattattgttaagaaataaagtaaatacaacTTCAAACATACAAGAACATATAAAGTAATAAAAGGGGGAAATAGACAATTGCAAGTATAACTGATGTATTTTAGcatttgtgagataaaaaaaactaaaaataagaaTCAAGCAGACTTTAAacttaataattaacattttttgggAGCATTTACACTTACATAAAACCTGTATTAAAGGAATTATTCACCTTGAAAAAGACCATTGTTGTTACTTGCACACCCTCACAAACCCGTTTAGATGCTTCCAATGCAACAAAACAGATGGAAAGGTTATCAATGAATAACCACTTATTATAATCCAGACCGTTTCTCACAAAAAGCTATCATAAAGTGACCAAAGACTGTAATAAGGACCATATATTTACTGAAATCTTGACATACGATACAAGTTGTCAAAGctttctgaatgattcattcacacatCAGACGGATCAGATTCAACTCCGTGAGTAAAGGATTCAGTCCCAGTTCACCGGAGGAGTAGATTATGAGAGAATAACCAACAGTAATTCACCCACACAAATACTATATTATCTGAGAAGACTTGCACTGTAGCTTTATATGCCATGTTGACGACTTCTGTTCTGTACTGTACTTCTAAGACGCTTCTCCATCTTTGTTTAGAGCTTAAAACGAAtttgggtttggaacaacctgaggTTCATTTTTCCACTACTTGATTTTCACTCTTCCCAGTGTGTTCACAAGAGCTCTCGGACTCACCTTGCTTAGCTTTTCTCCGTCACTATGCGGGATGAGTGTTTTCAGAGACTGGAAGCCAGCGTTGATGCTCTGCATGCGCCGGCGCTCGTTACTGTTGGCGATTTCCCGCCGAATACGCCGCTCCTGGTCCCGCGCCGTCTCTGGCGTGAGGGGAATGTTTGCTAAGCTGTGAAGAGGGGACATTACAACACTTTTGTATACtttaaaagtataattattacatttaacctCATGGGACATAACGGAGCATGTATTATCATGAACTTAAAGAAAttgcaaaaacatgttaaaatggtATATGATTAAAATCTATGTCATTTGATCACTATATGTTacttaaataaaactgtaatgtaCTTCAAAAGAATCCCTTGGTACTTCCATACCATGATCATTTCccctattttaatgtacttttttatGAAGGAAACTTGAGATGTTTTGTTTTCGGACAATGTGTCTGAAATGTAAACACTGAGATTCAAAGAAAGTGTTAAATGAATTCTTTTTGTTAATCTTGCTTACATCACCAAAACAGGATGCAACCTTGAAAGAGAGAAACATCGGAGTGCGAAGTAGAAAACATTGATTTTCCTGAGTGCTCATTGAAGCCCATTGTCTCAAAACTCGAGCCCCTGGAAATCTCTGCCTCGCACGATCACATGCATGCTTTGGCCGAGGAAATCAAACCCTAATTGAACTTCCTCCCTGTCTGGGCATCTCACGGGGTATCTCTGGAAAGCCTCTCTTATCAGCAGAGCCTCAGCTGCAGGAGGACAAACACGGGGAACAATtgtgagaggagagagagaggtttcCCTGCTCGCTTCCTTACGTCCAAGCGGCTCGAAACCCAGCAAACAGATCCAGTGCCAAAATCACAACTAGAGCCAACTGTGGAACGAGAGATACGGTCAGATCAGCCGTTTCCAGCCATATGCACTGAATGTGACCCAACTTCttttatgcatgaaaataaacTGGTCAAAAGGGAGTTTAAATCTCAGTTTGGGGTGAGAGACTTGCATGTGTGTAATTAAAGctgccatttaaaataaaacatttataacagtaaatAGAAATACAAGTTTTATATTGAATAGAAATCAAACTATAAtggcatttaaattaataatttcataatttaaaataatattttataaataaaaataataatagaaacagtaatgacttcattatacttaacattaattaataataatttacaactaatgttttaataatacttatatattttttaataataataataataacaacaaatttgATTAAAGTTGATTAAAAGCCAGGGTACAAGCTTGTCATGATTTATGACAAGATTGATAAAATATTACTGAACACTGCTCATATGTCTGGGTGTTTTTACTCAAAAcacaatatgaaataaattaactgctattaaaaattataataacaatatgcATCCCTCAGTTTAAATATGTTAGAACTATTAGAGAATGAACAACTGCCTTTGCTTTCTACATTTTCATAACACAGACAAATTGAGCATGGTTTtaaccaaaaagaaaaatataaaatattattcatatgtatactgtataagtTTGGCAACATTTAACCAACAAAAAAAGTACCATACTACTTTTGTATTTTATACAATGGCTAAACCATGCTATTCTGTGTCCTTTGGATAGCTTCAACTGCGAATGTGTATACTAgtatataatgttaatgtgaaGTTAATGTGtatactatacatatatatacatatatattattattaataacccaTGAAAATCTGCAAAGTGTCCAGTGAATAACAGAAGCACAAACATACCGAAGAGCATACGCATCATTTGTATGCGATGTACTTTGGGAGATAAACTACAATTCCCAGAACGCCCTGCACTAATCGGCTCACTGGCCCCGCCCCCTTCTGAGAATGGATCGCAGACGCATTGACGGGGCCTTACTTCAACAGCATACACACCCCCTTATTAAAATAACACCAGTTATTAAATTTACTAACCTCTAAATACCCCATATTCCACTCACAATGGGCCGACACTGTAACGTCGCGCGAGATAATCAACATTCTACCTGGCCTAAATAAAAAACATCGTGTTCGCGGATGATACGGTCCGCCATTACAACAATGCGCTTCCTCCGTCCATGCGGCAGCAGCGACGCAGTCCAAATATCATCTGATCTCTCTCCCGCCGCACGCACGGCGACATTCCTCGCTCTTAATGCCCAATTCAGCCTCGTATGTGGGGAACTCTCGCATGCAATGGCAGTCTGGAGACTTTTAACACTTAATAGCAACGAGAAACAGACGACGCCAAATGCACGAGCCACAAGCATGGCCGCACTGCCCACAATAACTTAAGCCCCAAAAACACGCGAACTCGAACCCAAACGCACTTCTAATCCACAAACCCCTCTATATGACGACAAATTCACTGGTGGGACGAATAAAGCGCGCTTTGCTATATTAAATACACGCGCGAGCCCAGCagcgtggtgtgtgtgtgtgtgcatgcaaccACGTGGTTTGTGTTTGTTAGACACAAAATGCATCGATTTCGCGGAGATATTTCATAGGTAACACTGACCTGACAAGCCAGGGGGCTTCCATAGACCCCCGCGAGATGTTTTAACTTTAGAAAACCGACTCTCGCGCGGGTTCCGTCCCTCTTAAGCCACTAGATAGGCGCATGTACACAATAACACTGAAATCATGCATGCATGTTACTCTCGTAGTAGCGCAGCTGCTGTTGGCGCGCTATTAAAGAAACGCAAACATATGTGTGCACGTTTATTAAAGGGGCTCTCACATACCTGCACAAGCCCCCTATGACTTCTTTCTCGGTTTTCCTGAAATGTTGCAAGGAGGGCACCTTCTGAGCTGGCACCATGAAATACTCCATGCTTCCCCGCTTCTCTCCAGCTCTGGCTCCTCGATTCTTCTTGTACTTTATcggtttaaaaacaaaacagcttctTCGTGTCTCTTTCTCATTTAAGAAGCAGAGATGTGCGTGTCCTGCCGATATGGGGCATGAGCGCGGAAGATGAGTGTTGAGTTGTAAGGTTACTCTGCTCTTCCAGCTGATGGGGTTCCCTCGTAGTGTGTGTGTGGCGCGCGCTcgctctctttccctccctccttctgcatgtgtgtgtttgcagctgaTCGGATGTCTTTCAAGGCGGGAAACAGCTGGTAGGAATCACACACAGTACTGCATTACCAAAAAGCCTCCTTCCGCCGAACAGGAGGACTTGCATGTAAACAAAGGAGTATTGCAACAGCGACCATGTTCTCCTGAAACCAGTTTCATGCTGATTGCACGACAGAAAGGGTCTtgtaatggatgcatttaaattgcatttaaatatccGCCTCGTGTGCAGTAACACTCTGTACATAAATGCAT contains:
- the LOC113067626 gene encoding transcription factor AP-4-like isoform X2, with product MEYFMVPAQKVPSLQHFRKTEKEVIGGLCSLANIPLTPETARDQERRIRREIANSNERRRMQSINAGFQSLKTLIPHSDGEKLSKAAILQQTAEYIFSLEQEKTRLLQQNTQLKRYIQEFSGSSPKRRRAEEKDEGIGSPDILEEEKVEDLRREMIELRQQLDKERSVRMMLEEQIRSLDAHLYPEQLKVIAQQVQEQHVQTQTLLRLQQQQQDQMEKETNTPARSPLVFSPATPPAPTHHATVIVPAPAPPPPPHHVTVVTMGPTSVINTASTSRQNLDTIVQAIQHIEGTQDRMVVPEEEKRRAVIVTSGRVLTDTGDSDTASDNEGSEDC
- the LOC113067626 gene encoding transcription factor AP-4-like isoform X4, with the protein product MQSINAGFQSLKTLIPHSDGEKLSKAAILQQTAEYIFSLEQEKTRLLQQNTQLKRYIQKEFSGSSPKRRRAEEKDEGIGSPDILEEEKVEDLRREMIELRQQLDKERSVRMMLEEQIRSLDAHLYPEQLKVIAQQVQEQHVQTQTLLRLQQQQQDQMEKETNTPARSPLVFSPATPPAPTHHATVIVPAPAPPPPPHHVTVVTMGPTSVINTASTSRQNLDTIVQAIQHIEGTQDRMVVPEEEKRRAVIVTSGRVLTDTGDSDTASDNEGSEDC
- the LOC113067626 gene encoding transcription factor AP-4-like isoform X1, with the translated sequence MEYFMVPAQKVPSLQHFRKTEKEVIGGLCSLANIPLTPETARDQERRIRREIANSNERRRMQSINAGFQSLKTLIPHSDGEKLSKAAILQQTAEYIFSLEQEKTRLLQQNTQLKRYIQKEFSGSSPKRRRAEEKDEGIGSPDILEEEKVEDLRREMIELRQQLDKERSVRMMLEEQIRSLDAHLYPEQLKVIAQQVQEQHVQTQTLLRLQQQQQDQMEKETNTPARSPLVFSPATPPAPTHHATVIVPAPAPPPPPHHVTVVTMGPTSVINTASTSRQNLDTIVQAIQHIEGTQDRMVVPEEEKRRAVIVTSGRVLTDTGDSDTASDNEGSEDC
- the LOC113067626 gene encoding transcription factor AP-4-like isoform X3; its protein translation is MEAPWLVSLANIPLTPETARDQERRIRREIANSNERRRMQSINAGFQSLKTLIPHSDGEKLSKAAILQQTAEYIFSLEQEKTRLLQQNTQLKRYIQKEFSGSSPKRRRAEEKDEGIGSPDILEEEKVEDLRREMIELRQQLDKERSVRMMLEEQIRSLDAHLYPEQLKVIAQQVQEQHVQTQTLLRLQQQQQDQMEKETNTPARSPLVFSPATPPAPTHHATVIVPAPAPPPPPHHVTVVTMGPTSVINTASTSRQNLDTIVQAIQHIEGTQDRMVVPEEEKRRAVIVTSGRVLTDTGDSDTASDNEGSEDC